A genomic window from Tolypothrix sp. PCC 7910 includes:
- a CDS encoding tyrosine-protein kinase domain-containing protein, with the protein MLKSEKYSHPLSQANFTQLNDEEGGLNLGQVGAVLRRRLLLIGGTTALVATAAVLKAETDPPIYQGTFDILTKPVTGEDKVTANVPQSISSQDKISPPESTKEIQTTITVLQSPKVLAPIVEKLQDQYPGITYDSLVYYLTISSKKPNILSIEYENSDQQLVTDVLKLLADAYLQYSLQERQSEVEVAIQFVGRQRQPLEKSLKYWQEQLRNLRLDNNLIEPVQKSQELSGQLTLFRQQRIENRVQLEQMVARYEELQRELSKDPGERAGNSLLSDNARYQKILDQIQAADIAIKQQSAVFTDENPAMVTLRQKKESLLPLLAQEEARVQKDFQSRIQELSARDRSLDEKINNIYSEVRKLATISRNYDNIQRELQIANEALTQFTSKQQALQIEKAQKQQPWVLLDPQLSKVNEPLAISDSAKRNLALGGLLGLLLGVGTALVVDKLSNIFYSSQELKDATRLPLLGIVPLRKELEATTKDSVSRGVQNTEGSSFFEVFRSLYTNILLLGSDTPIRSLVISSAGQGDGKSTIATQLAQAAAAMGQRVLLVDANLRAPSLHNRVGLMNIQGLTDVISQDLDWHNVIEPSPLEDNMFVMPAGPIPPDSMRLLASQKMQNLMEELQVSFDLVIYDTPPLLGFGDAYLLAANTDGLVLVAGLGNLKRTALQQALEQIQISGTPLLGMIANKSKDAAPVSYQYYQHYYRQSMSGEKVSAEKVTTNNNSANASANISKAKRS; encoded by the coding sequence ATGCTGAAGTCGGAAAAATATTCTCACCCCTTATCACAAGCAAACTTTACCCAGTTAAACGATGAAGAAGGTGGATTAAACCTGGGTCAAGTTGGAGCCGTTTTGCGTCGCAGATTATTGTTAATAGGTGGTACAACTGCTTTAGTGGCAACAGCAGCAGTACTTAAGGCGGAAACAGATCCCCCAATTTACCAAGGAACTTTTGATATTCTTACCAAGCCTGTGACTGGTGAGGATAAGGTTACAGCTAATGTTCCTCAATCTATAAGTAGTCAAGATAAAATCTCACCTCCTGAATCGACGAAAGAAATTCAGACGACAATTACGGTTCTACAGAGTCCTAAAGTGTTGGCTCCTATTGTGGAAAAGCTTCAGGATCAATACCCAGGCATCACTTATGACTCACTGGTCTACTACTTAACTATCTCATCTAAAAAGCCAAATATCTTAAGCATCGAGTATGAGAACTCAGATCAACAACTAGTTACTGATGTTTTAAAGTTACTTGCTGACGCGTATCTGCAATATAGTTTACAGGAACGGCAATCAGAAGTAGAAGTGGCTATTCAGTTTGTAGGCAGACAAAGACAGCCATTAGAGAAGAGTTTAAAATACTGGCAAGAGCAATTGCGAAATTTGCGTCTGGACAATAACTTGATTGAACCTGTCCAGAAAAGTCAAGAGCTATCCGGTCAACTGACACTTTTTCGCCAGCAGCGAATAGAGAATCGAGTCCAGCTAGAACAGATGGTAGCTAGATATGAGGAATTACAACGAGAATTATCCAAAGATCCTGGAGAGAGGGCTGGTAATTCTTTATTAAGTGATAATGCTCGTTATCAAAAGATTCTGGATCAGATTCAAGCAGCAGATATTGCGATTAAGCAACAATCAGCCGTGTTTACAGATGAAAACCCGGCAATGGTGACTTTAAGGCAAAAGAAAGAATCTTTACTTCCATTGCTGGCACAAGAAGAAGCGCGTGTACAAAAGGATTTTCAAAGCCGCATTCAAGAACTTTCAGCGCGCGATCGCTCGCTAGATGAAAAAATTAATAATATTTACAGTGAAGTTAGAAAGCTGGCAACGATTAGCCGCAATTACGACAACATTCAAAGAGAATTACAAATTGCTAACGAGGCTCTAACTCAATTTACAAGTAAACAACAAGCTTTGCAAATTGAGAAAGCTCAAAAACAACAACCTTGGGTGCTGCTAGATCCGCAACTTTCTAAAGTCAATGAACCTTTAGCAATTTCAGACAGTGCGAAGAGAAACTTAGCACTGGGTGGTCTATTGGGTTTACTATTGGGTGTAGGAACAGCTTTAGTTGTAGATAAACTCAGTAATATTTTCTACTCTTCTCAAGAACTCAAAGATGCTACCAGGTTGCCATTACTAGGAATAGTTCCTTTAAGAAAAGAACTAGAAGCAACTACGAAAGACTCTGTATCCAGAGGTGTGCAAAATACAGAAGGGTCTTCTTTCTTTGAAGTTTTCCGCTCTCTTTACACTAATATTCTGCTTTTGGGTTCGGATACACCAATTCGCTCACTTGTAATTAGTTCAGCAGGACAAGGAGATGGTAAGTCTACAATTGCGACGCAGCTAGCACAAGCAGCAGCAGCAATGGGACAACGAGTATTACTTGTGGATGCAAATTTACGTGCGCCTAGCCTACACAATCGAGTGGGACTCATGAACATCCAGGGGTTAACAGATGTAATTTCCCAAGATTTAGACTGGCACAATGTTATTGAGCCATCTCCCCTGGAAGATAATATGTTTGTGATGCCAGCCGGGCCGATTCCACCAGACTCGATGCGGTTACTTGCGTCTCAAAAAATGCAGAATCTGATGGAGGAACTGCAAGTTAGTTTTGACTTAGTCATTTATGACACGCCTCCACTTTTAGGATTTGGAGATGCTTACTTATTAGCAGCTAATACTGATGGGCTTGTACTAGTTGCAGGTTTAGGCAATCTCAAGCGTACTGCACTACAGCAAGCATTAGAACAAATTCAAATTTCTGGTACTCCTCTGTTAGGAATGATAGCTAATAAATCTAAGGATGCTGCGCCTGTTTCTTATCAGTACTATCAACACTATTACAGGCAAAGCATGAGTGGTGAAAAGGTTAGTGCAGAGAAAGTGACAACCAATAATAACTCTGCAAATGCTTCTGCTAACATCAGTAAAGCTAAACGAAGTTAG
- a CDS encoding glycosyltransferase family 1 protein, which yields MHILIAALHRPTKPTGVCRHAANLAKCLADTDKTSKVTLLIGSWQNEYFETSFSLESKKISLVSVDINNTAVNRNIWYLWGLPQLAKQHHADLVHLSFPLPFIRQLFPCPVVATIHDLYPYEYPENFGYPNVIFNQFFLKQCINNSDGLSCVSQYTLEKLKEYFPKVEKRKKTAVIYNYVDFSQITAQIPKSTNINLPFLLAVAQHRKNKNLDLLIKSYYLLLKNKQINDSTQLIIVGSTGPETENIHNLIQALSLQDRILLMTSIKDEELRWLYENSQLLVVPSSTEGFCLPLAEALSLACKVVCSNIPIFREIGNSNCNYFELQGDIAQNIATAITESLSEQGSYGIIPDKRFCKLTTAHQYLKFYDKI from the coding sequence ATGCATATTTTAATTGCTGCTTTACATAGACCAACAAAACCTACTGGAGTTTGTAGACATGCCGCAAATCTTGCAAAATGCCTTGCTGATACAGATAAAACTAGTAAAGTTACTTTGCTTATAGGCTCATGGCAAAATGAATATTTTGAAACTTCTTTTTCTCTAGAATCAAAAAAAATTAGCTTGGTAAGTGTAGATATTAATAATACTGCAGTCAACAGAAATATTTGGTATTTATGGGGGTTACCTCAACTCGCCAAACAACATCATGCAGATTTAGTCCATCTTTCATTTCCGCTACCGTTTATTCGTCAACTTTTCCCGTGTCCTGTGGTAGCTACTATTCATGATTTATATCCTTATGAGTATCCTGAAAATTTTGGTTACCCTAATGTAATATTCAACCAGTTTTTTTTAAAGCAATGTATTAATAATAGTGATGGTTTATCTTGCGTTTCTCAATATACTTTAGAGAAATTAAAAGAATATTTCCCAAAAGTTGAAAAGCGTAAAAAAACCGCTGTAATCTATAATTATGTTGATTTTAGTCAGATTACTGCTCAAATTCCCAAATCCACTAATATTAATTTACCTTTTTTACTAGCTGTTGCCCAGCATCGCAAAAATAAGAATTTGGATCTTCTTATCAAATCTTATTATTTATTATTGAAGAATAAACAGATAAATGATTCTACTCAGTTAATTATTGTAGGTAGTACTGGCCCAGAAACGGAGAATATTCATAACCTAATCCAAGCACTTTCTCTACAAGACCGTATTCTGCTTATGACCTCAATAAAAGATGAGGAACTGCGTTGGTTGTATGAGAATAGTCAACTTTTGGTTGTGCCGTCTTCAACGGAAGGTTTTTGTTTACCTTTGGCTGAAGCATTATCTCTTGCTTGTAAAGTAGTCTGCTCTAATATTCCTATATTTAGAGAAATTGGCAATAGTAATTGCAATTATTTTGAATTGCAGGGAGATATAGCCCAAAATATTGCTACCGCTATTACTGAGTCCTTATCGGAGCAGGGTTCTTATGGCATTATTCCAGATAAACGTTTTTGTAAACTAACCACTGCTCATCAATACCTCAAATTTTATGATAAGATATAA
- a CDS encoding acyltransferase family protein: MENKARFAGIDLCRGIAAYGVVLLHSGDKSWATVNPLSAKLSYLFDFPVPFFLATSFYLLICRRNPDLSWDYWQVRLRRIFLPYIIWTVIFLLVKTIMFSALDQDNKLKELFKDPFSIIFYGGAAIQLYFLPLLLVGTSLIIVAFYLEQLEMHIVLPFILVFLGLIFYHLLIATNNAFLLGPNIAFQSLLNKLIPNHSHINELLRLISVIAAWLVRCLPYFLIAITWRFIRFETNFRLPFSQLTAATLALLIFIIINFFGDLFLPSGFREVLLGYSLLAFGIALSHHLSNNRFIRNLGLCSFGIYLFHPLAINFIEILIKRTQPHILEQVTILSQMIFSLPSFFISWLAVHLLMKNRTIAKYLFST; encoded by the coding sequence ATGGAGAATAAAGCAAGATTTGCTGGAATAGATTTATGTCGTGGTATTGCAGCATATGGTGTTGTTTTATTGCATTCTGGTGATAAAAGTTGGGCTACAGTAAACCCTTTATCTGCAAAGCTTTCATATTTATTTGACTTTCCTGTACCTTTCTTCTTAGCTACGTCATTTTATTTACTAATTTGTAGGCGTAATCCTGATTTATCATGGGATTATTGGCAAGTTAGATTACGGCGTATTTTCCTGCCCTATATCATCTGGACAGTAATATTTTTGCTGGTTAAAACAATAATGTTTTCAGCATTAGATCAAGATAATAAGCTAAAGGAATTATTTAAAGATCCATTTTCAATAATTTTTTATGGAGGAGCAGCAATTCAGTTATATTTTCTACCCTTACTGCTAGTAGGAACTTCACTGATAATAGTTGCATTTTACTTAGAACAATTAGAAATGCATATTGTATTACCGTTCATTTTAGTTTTCTTAGGTCTTATATTTTATCACTTACTGATTGCAACTAACAATGCATTTTTATTAGGGCCTAACATAGCTTTTCAAAGTTTGTTAAATAAATTGATCCCTAACCATAGCCATATCAATGAATTACTGAGATTGATTTCTGTGATCGCCGCTTGGTTAGTCAGATGTCTGCCTTACTTCTTGATTGCCATAACATGGAGATTTATTCGGTTTGAAACCAATTTTAGATTGCCATTCTCACAACTTACTGCTGCTACTTTAGCCTTATTGATATTTATTATTATTAACTTTTTTGGTGATTTATTTTTACCTAGTGGCTTTAGAGAAGTTTTATTAGGATACTCTCTACTAGCATTTGGCATTGCTTTGTCTCACCATTTAAGTAACAACAGGTTTATAAGAAATCTAGGATTATGCTCTTTTGGAATTTACTTGTTTCACCCTTTGGCAATTAATTTTATAGAAATTTTAATCAAAAGAACACAACCTCATATTCTAGAACAAGTAACTATTCTTTCTCAAATGATATTTTCTTTACCTAGTTTTTTTATTAGCTGGCTAGCTGTGCATTTGCTGATGAAAAATAGAACAATTGCTAAATATTTATTCAGTACTTAG